In the genome of Puntigrus tetrazona isolate hp1 chromosome 8, ASM1883169v1, whole genome shotgun sequence, the window GAATGAATCGGTCCTTTTGAAGGATCGAATAATTGCATGACTCTTTCAAGACGGTGATTTGCCACCACCTACTGGCGGttctagtttcatttttaaaaccataatTTACTCCCAtacttttattatgttaataatgttGTTGAAAGTATTAATCCCATagcattttttatgcatttataatcgTTTTAAAtctattcatctttttttttatttagagctggttaacataaaaacatcaaagttAATATACCCCTTACCTTATTTAGATTGTTACTAAAACTcagtaatttaatgaaaaagtattttgtaacgtatttaaagcatgtattttgtaatctgtaatgacatacattttaaaagtaaccttCCGAGCtctgtatataatttatacttaAAGGCTACATTTACTATTGTTTTACTAATAAAGCAAGGGTAAAAAGGCAAGACCGTGACAAGCTCCTTTATAGGTAACTACCTTTTCCCTCACTTTTTTGTATGTGCGAAACAGAACTCAGTAATAACACTGAACGTAtcgtttaatataatgtaaacgtTACAGAATCTTGCTTTtgggttttcttctttttcgtTTCTCACCATAATTTGAGCATGACCTTGTACTGTGACTCTCAAcatctttaatgttttaatctcAGGCCGTGGCTCGCTTTCTGATGAACATGGAGGAGTTGTGTCTGTGCTGGCTAGACAAGCTGCCTCTCTAACCAAAGACCCCACTGACTCTCCTACAGTGTGTCTGGAGTCTGACTCTGGGTAAGAAGCCAGTGATAAACGTTTGCCTAGTTTCCAGAAACTTAATTAAGTAGAACAATGAAACGGACTCcgtgcttaaaaaaataaataaacatgaattgtATAATTCAAAGGTGTAGCAATCATTAGAACGGAGGGCATGTTCTCCAGCTTTTGACTGCTGCTTTTATCCGTGTAGCTAACCTCACACTCTGCCACTCGCTCTCCAAATTGAATCTTTGCACGAAGGTTTATTATAACATGACTTGtgataaatattgtttttgccattttaagtattaaacgagacccttaattttaattctgtcattgcAGGAACATTTTGGTGAGAACGCATGGAACAATTACACTGGCTGTACATAAGATGACATCAtaaattcatttgtttatttctaattgccatatatatatatataaaatgtgttcagTAAAATTATTTGAGTTTGAAAAGCTTCAAAGGTCTTTTGTCAGCAACATAGGAGTTTATTGATCAGCTGCGATCATGTCTTCCGTCATATCAAAAACTATTGTATATTTGTGTCCATGGTTAAGCAATCATTTCTTTTCCGatatatgtattttctttcaACCATGGTTTAGATGTTTACGGCatcttttttttggtcaaactaTTGTTTCCCATCtaataaattgtgttatttaaataaattctgacTGAGTCTGTTGTGCACAGTTGTGAGAGTTGTGTTTGGTTGAAGTACCATAATGTGTTCAGAAGGGGGCAATATTTGTAACATGTTTTGCATTAGGTAGAATACTGAAGATAATCACAATgattttacattcattaattGAGAATAGGTTCACCAAGAACAGCTTAAAGGATCATTATGAGTTATATCTTATGTGCCtgattaaaaatggcaaattacTCAAGTTTAGATGGATAAAGTTCTCAGGCTCCTTAGTTACTGTTAAGTAATTTCTGTCAAACagatgtactttttttcttttacaaaaacaaaacagaaaaataccatttttgtttactgtttatttgaattaaattgagGTTTGTTGTATGAATATGGGAAATACAGAGAATTCTTCtagtcttatttttttctttttgtaaacaaGTTCTACAATTAAACATACAGaggtaaagaaaataataattttaaaaatggtttcttaaggtttaattttttatttgttactaTGGCATATTATGGAGCATTCCTTCCTTGAAAACAGTGAAATGATTTATCCTTTGATTGTAAAAGATTTCTTACTTTTACTTTAAGATAGCTAATAATAATCAGAGTTTGGCAAAGTTAGCACTTCAACTGGAAACATCCAGTTAGTATACAAAGTGCTCTCAAGGCTGAGCTTGCGCTACAGGAGTTTAAAAATCCTAACCGATTATGAAATCTGGTTGCACACACATAAGGACAGTCTTTGCAGATTATCTTCCTTCAAAtcataaacatgcacacacCACATAGTTAAGCGTTGtggcatgtgaaaaaaaaaagaaacatttattttttgatgcaccTGTGATGTACTTTTTGTCACTCATAATGTTTAGAAGATGTTGTGaatgtgtaacttttttttccaagaacGGAAACAGCACTCAGAATAGAACACAATGTTATCATCAAAGCAAATGTGGCTCATTTTAACACAACTTTAATGACTATTAAgaggaacaacaacaaaaaatgtataatataatgcaatttatgGCTCTACAACTGAAAAGGCATTATATTATCTGAACTGCAGCTCTAAATAGTTGGCCTATTTTGTGATATGCTTTACATGTGGAGGTTTGTGCGTGCTTTAAACATCAGATGTTCTCAAAGTGTATGCTTAACATTTCAGAATACATTTCAGAGCAGGTGTGTTTATATAGTATTT includes:
- the lamtor5 gene encoding ragulator complex protein LAMTOR5, which produces MEGALEQHLDDTMKNPAIVGVLCTDAQGHNLGCRGSLSDEHGGVVSVLARQAASLTKDPTDSPTVCLESDSGNILVRTHGTITLAVHKMTS